The following are encoded together in the Buteo buteo chromosome 24, bButBut1.hap1.1, whole genome shotgun sequence genome:
- the SLC34A1 gene encoding sodium-dependent phosphate transport protein 2A, translating to MPWGYPLTAGISGEEVSSKRRRGATRDSLDFALGVHIKGRGPPWATSLEGRADVAWGHGAALRARSAPVSAGAMLPYRRESPALPRCPVRGGRVVHGPQFAYCPSPQALHRLPGAHTCPFTVGAVPCPDHGFPCPGSPGRLGEGRERYELDTLPWQGPRLGLDELQKPELGCWARVQSICVSLLKVPLMFGFLYLFVCSLDVLSSAFQLAGGKVAGDIFKDNAILSNPVAGLVVGILVTVLVQSSSTSTSIIVSMVSSGLLEVRSAIPIIMGSNIGTSVTNTIVALMQAGDRSEFKRAFAGATVHDCFNWLSVLVLLPLEVVSGYLHHVTRLVVATFNIRSGKDAPDLLKIITEPFTKLIIQLDKSVITGIAMGDESLRNRSLIRVWCGPTPPQTAAVEIGPPLNCTAPGHCSTKVIESLHNITRQKCEHLFTDTPLPDLAVGLVLLAGSLIVLCTCLILLVKLLNSLLKGQVAKAIQKVINTDLPHPLSWLTGYFAMVVGAGMTFVVQSSSVFTSAITPLIGLGVISIERAYPLTLGSNIGTTTTAILAALASPGDKLASSFQIALCHFFFNISGILLWYPLPFTRLPIRMAKALGERTAKYRWFAVLYLIVCFLLLPSLIFGISMAGWRALVGVGAPFLGLLFFVGLVNALQVRSPGRLPKWLQTWDFLPAWMHSLQPLDRLITRATLCCTDRCRSPEGWEEREGPRPDKARLGLDNPALSYPEEVPSPAVRVGSPRPPLHGATRL from the exons ATGCCGTGGGGTTACCCATTAACTGCAGGAATTTCTGGGGAGGAGGTGAGCAGCAAGCGGAGGCGAGGGGCAACACGGGACTCCTTAGACTTTGCTCTTGGCGTGCATATAAAGGGCCGCGGTCCCCCGTGGGCCACTTCGCTGGAGGGACGCGCGGATGTGGCATGGGGACATGGTGCTGCCTTGAGAGCCCGGTCAGCCCCAG TCTCAGCAGGAGCGATGCTGCCCTACCGCAGggagagcccagccctgccccgctgcccggTGCGGGGCGGAAGGGTGGTGCACGGGCCCCAGTTCGCCTACTGCCCTAGCCCCCAAG ctctgcaccgGCTGCCGGGTGCCCACACCTGCCCCTTCACCGTCGGTGCGGTGCCTTGCCCTGACCATGGCTTCCCCTGCCCCGGCTCCCCCGGGCGCCTGGGCGAGGGCAGGGAGCGGTACGAGCTGGATACGTTGCCCTGGCAGGGGCCCCGGCTGGGCTTGGATGAGCTGCAGAAGCCAG AGCTGGGGTGCTGGGCCAGAGTCCAGTCCATCTGTGTCTCCCTTCTCAAGGTGCCCCTGATGTTCGGGTTCCTGTACCTCTTCGTGTGCTCCCTGGACGtgctcagctctgccttccAGCTGGCCGGAG GCAAGGTGGCTGGGGACATCTTCAAGGACAACGCCATCCTCTCTAACCCAGTGGCTGGGCTGGTGGTGGGGATCCTGGTGACCGTGCTGGTGCAGagctcctccacctccacctccaTCATCGTCAGCATGGTCTCCTCGGGGC TGCTGGAGGTGCGTTCTGCCATCCCCATCATCATGGGCTCCAACATCGGCACCTCCGTCACCAACACCATTGTGGCCCTCATGCAGGCTGGTGACCGCAGTGAGTTCAAACG GGCCTTTGCCGGCGCCACAGTGCATGACTGCTTCAACTGGCTGTCGGTGCTGGTCCTGCTGCCGCTGGAGGTGGTGAGCGGGTACCTGCACCACGTCACCCGCCTGGTCGTGGCCACCTTCAACATCCGCAGTGGGAAGGATGCCCCCGACCTGCTGAAGATCATCACGGAGCCCTTCACCAAGCTCATCATCCAG CTGGACAAGTCGGTGATCACGGGCATTGCAATGGGGGACGAGAGCCTGCGCAATCGGAGCCTCATCCGTGTGTGGTGTGGCCCCACACCCCCACAG ACAGCTGCTGTGGAGATTGGACCCCCCCTGAACTGCACGGCCCCCGGCCACTGCAGCACTAAGGTCATAGAGAGCCTCCACAACATCACCAGGCAGAAAT GCGAGCACCTCTTCACTGACACACCGCTGCCTGacctggctgtggggctggtgctgctggctgggtcCCTCATCGTGCTCTGTACCTGCCTCATCCTCCTGGTGAAACTTCTCAACTCCCTGCTCAAGGGGCAGGTGGCCAAAGCCATCCAGAAGGTCATCAACACTG ACCTCCCGCACCCGCTCAGCTGGCTCACTGGGTACTTCGCCAtggtggtgggtgctgggatGACCTTCGtggtgcagagcagctctgtctTCACCTCAGCCATCACACCCCTGATCG GCCTGGGGGTGATCAGCATCGAGCGCGCCTACCCACTGACCCTGGGCTCCAACATCGGCACTACCACCACCGCTATCCTGGCTGCCCTGGCCAGCCCAGGGGACAAGCTGGCTAGCTCCTTCCAG ATCGCGCTCTGCCACTTCTTCTTCAATATCTCCGGCATCCTGCTGTGGTACCCGCTGCCTTTCACCCGTCTGCCCATCCGCATGGCCAAGGCACTGGGCGAGCGCACGGCCAAGTACCGCTGGTTTGCCGTGCTGTACCTCATCGtctgcttcctcctgctgccctccctcATCTTCGGCATCTCCATGGCAGGCTGGCGGGCGCTGGTGGGGGTGGGCGCACCCTTCCTCGGCCTCCTCTTCTTCGTGGGGCTGGTGAACGCGCTGCAGGTACGCAGCCCCGGCCGCCTGCCCAAATGGCTGCAGACCTGGGACTTCCTCCCTGCCTGGATGCACTCGCTGCAGCCCCTAGACCGGCTCATCACTCGGGCCACCCTCTGCTGCACCGACCGCTGCCGCAGCCCTGAGGGCTGGGAGGAGCGCGAGGGTCCTCGTCCTGAcaaggccaggctggggctggacaACCCCGCGCTCTCCTACCCTGAGGAGGTGCCCAGCCCCGCTGTCCGGGTGGGCTCCCCTCGCCCACCCCTGCACGGTGCCACCCGGCTCTAG
- the LOC142044294 gene encoding alpha-2Db adrenergic receptor-like — protein sequence MEPAGTLPNASGNGSEAGSAPHSPAATGLILLAALAVLLATLVGNALVVVAISTSRALRAPQNLFLVSLASADILVAVLVLPFSLANEVMGYWYFGGVWCSLYLALDVLLCTASIGHLCAISLDRYWAVTRAARLNLRRSPGRVKGMIGAVWAAAALVALPPLLRARPDGRECQLSQETWYVLASCAASFFAPCLVMVAVYCRIYHLTARRTAALLAARSPCPAGTCKKGPGLRMPGWRHRSQHQSVSLCRQRLVRAQERRFTVVLAVVMGAFVLCWFPFFFTYSLGAVCGEGCRVSKPLFSFFFWIGYCNSSLNPLIYTLFNRDFRAAFRRLLAVPHRHRT from the coding sequence ATGGAGCCAGCCGGCACCCTCCCCAATGCCTCCGGTAACGGCAGCGAGGCCGGCAGCGCCCCGCACTCGCCTGCAGCCACGGGACTCATCCTGCTGGCCGCCCTGGccgtcctgctggccacgctggTGGGCAACGCGCTGGTGGTGGTGGCCATCTCCACCAGCCGAGCCCTGCGGGCCCCGCAGAACCTCTTCCTGGTGTCCCTGGCCTCGGCGGACATCCTGGTGGCCGTCCTCGTCCTGCCCTTCTCGCTGGCCAACGAGGTGATGGGCTACTGGTATTTTGGGGGCGTGTGGTGCAGCCTGTACCTGGCGCTGGACGTGCTGCTCTGCACCGCCTCCATCGGGCACCTCTGCGCCATCAGCCTCGACCGCTACTGGGCCGTCACCCGGGCAGCCCGGCTCAACCTGCGCCGCAGCCCCGGGCGGGTGAAGGGGATGATCGGGGCGGTTTGGGCGGCGGCAGCCCTGGTGGCACTGCCACCGCTCCTGCgggcccggccggacggccgAGAGTGCCAGCTGAGCCAGGAGACCTGGTACGTCCTGGCCTCCTGCGCCGCCTCCTTCTTCGCCCCCTGCCTCGTCATGGTTGCCGTCTACTGCCGCATCTACCACCTGACTGCCCGGCGGACGGCGGCCCTCCTCGCCGCCCGCTCCCCGTGCCCCGCCGGCACCTGCAAGAAGGGGCCAGGGCTCAGGATGCCAGGCTGGCGGCACCGGAGCCAGCACCAGAGCGTGTCGTTGTGCCGGCAGCGGCTGGTGCGGGCGCAGGAGCGGCGCTTCACCGTCGTGCTGGCCGTGGTGATGGGGGCCTTCGTGCTGTGCTGGTTCCCCTTCTTCTTCACTTACAGCCTGGGGGCTGTCTGTGGGGAGGGCTGCCGCGTCTCCAAGCCTCTCTTCAGCTTCTTCTTCTGGATCGGCTACTGCAACAGCAGCCTCAACCCCCTCATCTACACCCTCTTCAACCGGGACTTCCGCGCCGCCTTCCGCCGGCTCCTCGCCGTCCCCCACCGGCACCGCACCTAG